The following proteins are encoded in a genomic region of Spirochaetota bacterium:
- a CDS encoding CoA-binding protein: MNNEIITTLNAIFYPKTLAVIGASNREGNFGLMFTRGFIEMGFKRLYIVHPKEEDVLGINAYPRVVDIPDEIDLAVVTTPLKTVTQVIRECVDKGVKGVIIFTSGFREYSPEGKVHENEILNIARQGKMRIIGPNCMGIYCPASRLSIFSGMPKDGGSVGMISHSGSLSMMLTLAMIRYGIGFSKVVSCGNECDLNAIDFLEYYGQDTDTKIIIAYLESIKDGARFCRLAKDITKKKPIIIWKGGTTERGAMAASSHTGAMAISGDIWRAVVNQSGIIPAQSIEDIVDYLQTFYYLPLPNGNRVVIISGPGGPAVGTTDACIDAGLELAKISSDTQKRISETIPSVGTSIKNPIDLGMGSGFFPEWYTKSIKALVEDDSVDILLLIGSRLDNSFCEEVSNLVKKSGKPVALITMPGLDEMSRHNKPVDGLAIYSDGRRAAMALGKLVSYAASLEKINTYSRKHS; the protein is encoded by the coding sequence ATGAATAATGAAATTATTACCACACTCAATGCTATTTTTTATCCAAAAACATTAGCTGTAATTGGCGCTTCAAATCGTGAGGGGAATTTTGGACTTATGTTCACCCGTGGATTTATAGAGATGGGATTTAAAAGACTTTATATTGTCCATCCAAAAGAAGAGGATGTTTTGGGTATAAATGCATATCCCAGGGTGGTAGATATACCAGATGAGATAGACCTTGCGGTAGTGACAACACCATTGAAAACAGTGACTCAGGTAATAAGGGAGTGTGTAGATAAGGGTGTTAAGGGAGTAATAATCTTTACATCAGGATTTCGTGAATATAGCCCAGAGGGCAAGGTGCATGAAAATGAGATACTAAATATTGCTAGGCAGGGAAAGATGAGAATCATTGGTCCAAATTGTATGGGTATTTATTGTCCTGCATCGAGATTGTCAATCTTTTCAGGAATGCCCAAGGATGGTGGATCGGTTGGCATGATCTCACACAGCGGCTCCCTCAGCATGATGTTGACTTTGGCTATGATACGCTATGGTATTGGATTTAGCAAGGTAGTAAGCTGCGGTAATGAGTGTGATCTCAATGCTATTGATTTTCTTGAATACTATGGCCAGGATACAGATACTAAAATAATTATAGCATATTTAGAGTCAATTAAAGATGGAGCTAGGTTCTGTAGACTGGCTAAAGATATAACAAAAAAAAAGCCCATTATCATTTGGAAGGGAGGAACTACTGAACGTGGAGCAATGGCAGCATCATCCCACACAGGGGCTATGGCTATTTCTGGAGACATATGGAGGGCGGTTGTAAACCAATCTGGCATAATTCCCGCGCAAAGCATTGAAGATATAGTGGACTACCTTCAGACCTTCTATTATCTGCCTTTACCAAATGGGAATAGGGTAGTAATTATTTCAGGTCCTGGAGGACCTGCTGTCGGCACTACTGATGCCTGTATTGATGCAGGACTCGAACTCGCAAAGATATCATCAGATACTCAAAAGAGGATATCTGAAACTATTCCTTCAGTTGGGACAAGTATTAAAAATCCCATTGACTTGGGTATGGGATCAGGGTTCTTCCCAGAGTGGTATACTAAATCTATTAAGGCGCTGGTAGAAGATGATTCAGTTGATATACTGCTCTTAATTGGTAGTAGGTTAGACAATAGTTTTTGTGAAGAGGTGTCGAATTTAGTGAAGAAGAGTGGTAAGCCGGTTGCCCTTATCACCATGCCAGGATTGGATGAGATGTCAAGACATAACAAACCAGTAGATGGACTCGCTATCTATTCTGATGGCAGACGTGCCGCAATGGCTTTAGGCAAACTGGTTAGTTATGCAGCTTCGTTAGAGAAGATAAATACCTACAGCAGAAAGCATTCTTAG
- a CDS encoding acetyl-CoA decarbonylase/synthase complex subunit delta has translation MAFEIPTIDYSGKIREIALGAGDNVVTVGGQTSYPFYLFEGDMPHKPRIAMEVYDYEPDDWAEAAVEPFKDVLGDPVQWAKKNVEEYGAEMIALQLKSIDPNGLNRSADEAAKVAKSVIDAVNVPVILWGVANAEKDTEVLRILSEQCEGKNLIIGPVEEADHKQIGAGAIAYKHTVIASTPIDINLAKQLNILLGNLGVPDNKIIVDPTTGALGYGLEYSYSVMERDMMAALTQEDEKLQNPIICNVGIETWKTKEAKLSADEEPTLGNAEKRGIIIECITAMTMLLAGASIVILRHPDSVKLIDKMISNLSSE, from the coding sequence ATGGCTTTTGAAATACCAACAATAGACTATTCAGGAAAGATAAGGGAGATTGCCCTCGGAGCTGGGGATAATGTTGTAACTGTTGGAGGACAGACATCTTATCCCTTTTATCTATTTGAGGGAGATATGCCTCATAAACCCAGAATAGCTATGGAGGTTTATGATTATGAACCTGATGACTGGGCTGAGGCTGCAGTTGAGCCGTTTAAGGATGTTCTTGGAGATCCTGTCCAATGGGCAAAAAAGAATGTTGAAGAATATGGCGCTGAGATGATTGCTCTTCAGCTAAAGAGTATTGATCCAAACGGATTGAACAGAAGTGCGGATGAGGCTGCAAAGGTTGCCAAATCCGTAATTGATGCTGTTAATGTTCCTGTTATTCTCTGGGGAGTCGCTAATGCTGAGAAGGACACTGAGGTATTGAGAATACTGAGTGAACAGTGCGAAGGGAAAAATTTAATTATTGGTCCTGTTGAAGAGGCAGATCATAAGCAGATTGGCGCAGGTGCTATAGCCTATAAGCACACAGTTATTGCGTCAACACCAATAGATATCAACCTGGCCAAACAGCTTAATATATTACTGGGAAACCTCGGTGTGCCTGATAATAAAATTATAGTTGATCCAACTACAGGTGCTCTTGGTTATGGGCTTGAATATTCTTATTCAGTAATGGAGAGAGATATGATGGCTGCTCTTACTCAGGAGGATGAAAAGCTACAAAATCCCATCATCTGTAATGTCGGGATTGAGACATGGAAGACAAAAGAGGCAAAATTATCAGCTGATGAAGAACCAACTTTAGGGAATGCCGAAAAGCGCGGTATCATTATTGAGTGTATCACAGCTATGACCATGCTTCTTGCCGGTGCAAGTATAGTTATTTTGCGTCATCCTGATTCAGTAAAATTAATAGATAAAATGATATCAAATCTATCGAGTGAGTAA
- a CDS encoding AAA family ATPase: MSYVIAVAGKGGTGKTTTSALIVRHLLKRNKIPILAVDADPNSNLAESLGIEIEESIGSVLASFLRDRGSVPQGMTRQSFLDLKLHQILQEGKDVDVLVMGCPEGPGCYCSANAILKGYFENLINNYNYIVFDNEAGMEHFSRKTNANIDLLLLCSNYSLKGLRTAKRLSNLVDDLKLEVKERYLLINRTPEKLDEDFNDEIRKIDLPYLGNVISDKIIEDSEIRGIPITELKDDSIAVQCIDKILEKVKI; the protein is encoded by the coding sequence ATGAGCTACGTAATTGCAGTTGCTGGTAAGGGTGGTACAGGAAAGACTACTACTTCTGCGTTGATTGTTCGTCATTTGTTGAAAAGGAATAAAATCCCAATTTTAGCAGTTGATGCTGATCCCAATTCTAATCTAGCTGAATCGTTAGGTATTGAAATTGAAGAGAGTATTGGAAGTGTTCTCGCCTCTTTTTTAAGGGATAGGGGAAGTGTTCCTCAAGGAATGACCAGGCAGTCTTTTTTAGACCTGAAATTGCATCAGATTTTACAGGAAGGTAAGGATGTAGATGTTTTAGTAATGGGATGTCCTGAAGGCCCAGGATGTTATTGCTCAGCAAACGCGATTCTCAAGGGTTACTTTGAGAATTTAATAAATAATTATAACTATATAGTCTTTGATAATGAAGCAGGTATGGAGCATTTTAGCAGAAAGACAAATGCAAATATCGATCTACTTCTACTGTGTTCAAATTATTCATTAAAAGGATTGAGAACTGCCAAAAGGCTATCTAATCTAGTGGATGATCTGAAGCTTGAGGTAAAAGAGAGATATTTGTTGATTAATAGAACACCAGAAAAGTTAGATGAAGATTTTAATGATGAAATTAGAAAAATTGATTTGCCCTATCTTGGTAATGTTATATCTGATAAGATAATAGAAGATTCTGAAATAAGGGGAATACCTATAACAGAACTTAAAGATGACTCAATAGCAGTACAATGTATTGACAAAATTTTAGAGAAAGTAAAGATCTAA
- a CDS encoding formate--tetrahydrofolate ligase, whose amino-acid sequence MAQLDPTKFADWQIAAEAEKNMPMPEDWRQKLGLEKDEVITYGRICKLDFLKIIDRLKDKPDGKYIEVTAITPTPLGEGKTTTSMGLIEGLGKRGKNVGGAIRQPSGGPTMNIKGTAAGGGNSLLIPMTEFSMGLTGDINDITNSHNLAMIALTSRMQHEFNYDDEELKNRNLGRRLNMDPNRVEMKWAIDFCAQAMRNIIIGLGGKMDGFMMQSGFQITVSSELMAILSIARDLKDLRERIGQMTVVYDKKGNPVTTKDLGVDGAMCAWMRNTINPTLACTIEYQPCMVHAGPFANIAVGQSSIIADRVGLKMFDYHITESGFGADIGFEKFWNVKCRLSRLQPNVSVVTATIRALKMHGGGPTVRPGRPLPEEYSKENLGLLEKGIQNLLHHISVVQKSGIKPVVCINAFHTDTKDEIALIKRLVEQAGARCALSEHWLKGGDGALELTDAVIDASEEKVNFDYLYPLELPLRERVAKIAKEVYGADGVSWSAEAEEKAKKFEADPAFKDYYTMMVKTHLSLSHDPNLKGVPKGWELPIRDILLFSGAKFLCPMAGTISLMPGTSSSPAYKKVDVDVNTGEVTGLF is encoded by the coding sequence ATGGCACAGCTTGACCCAACGAAGTTTGCCGATTGGCAGATCGCTGCGGAGGCAGAGAAGAATATGCCAATGCCAGAGGACTGGCGGCAAAAGTTAGGTTTGGAAAAAGATGAGGTTATTACTTATGGAAGGATCTGTAAACTCGATTTCTTGAAAATCATAGATCGATTAAAGGATAAGCCTGATGGAAAATACATTGAGGTTACAGCTATCACTCCTACACCCCTTGGAGAGGGTAAAACTACAACATCAATGGGATTGATCGAAGGATTAGGTAAGAGAGGAAAGAATGTTGGCGGAGCAATTCGTCAGCCTTCCGGCGGTCCCACCATGAACATTAAGGGAACGGCTGCTGGAGGAGGAAATTCACTCCTTATCCCAATGACCGAGTTCTCTATGGGACTTACAGGTGACATTAATGATATTACAAATTCACACAACCTGGCCATGATCGCCTTAACCTCAAGGATGCAACATGAGTTTAATTATGATGATGAAGAGTTGAAAAATCGAAATCTGGGAAGAAGATTGAATATGGATCCCAATAGAGTGGAGATGAAATGGGCAATCGATTTCTGTGCTCAAGCTATGAGGAATATCATTATCGGTCTTGGTGGTAAGATGGATGGTTTTATGATGCAATCTGGTTTTCAGATCACTGTTAGCTCTGAATTGATGGCAATATTATCCATAGCAAGGGATCTGAAGGATTTAAGGGAACGAATCGGCCAAATGACAGTAGTATATGATAAGAAGGGTAACCCTGTTACCACAAAGGACCTTGGTGTTGATGGAGCCATGTGTGCTTGGATGCGAAATACTATAAATCCGACCTTAGCCTGCACCATAGAGTATCAGCCATGTATGGTCCATGCCGGCCCCTTTGCCAATATCGCTGTGGGTCAGTCTTCAATTATTGCAGACCGAGTTGGTTTAAAGATGTTTGATTATCATATAACCGAGAGTGGTTTTGGTGCAGATATCGGTTTTGAAAAATTCTGGAACGTCAAATGCCGTCTTAGTAGGTTGCAACCAAATGTCTCCGTTGTAACTGCCACAATCAGAGCCCTTAAAATGCATGGCGGAGGCCCTACAGTAAGACCAGGAAGACCATTGCCTGAAGAGTATTCCAAGGAAAACCTTGGTTTATTAGAAAAGGGAATCCAAAATCTTCTTCATCATATCAGCGTTGTTCAAAAATCTGGTATTAAACCGGTTGTTTGTATCAATGCATTCCATACTGACACTAAGGATGAGATTGCTCTGATTAAACGTTTAGTTGAACAAGCTGGCGCAAGATGTGCATTAAGTGAGCACTGGTTAAAGGGCGGTGATGGAGCCCTGGAGTTGACTGATGCTGTTATCGATGCAAGTGAGGAAAAGGTCAATTTCGATTATCTCTATCCTCTAGAATTGCCATTGCGAGAGCGGGTAGCAAAAATTGCCAAGGAGGTATATGGCGCAGATGGCGTAAGTTGGTCAGCAGAGGCTGAGGAGAAGGCAAAAAAATTTGAGGCTGATCCTGCCTTTAAGGATTATTATACTATGATGGTAAAGACACATCTAAGCCTTTCTCATGATCCGAACTTGAAGGGTGTTCCTAAAGGTTGGGAGCTACCCATACGCGATATTCTTCTTTTCTCAGGCGCTAAATTTCTCTGCCCAATGGCAGGTACTATAAGTCTGATGCCAGGAACTTCCTCTTCGCCAGCATACAAAAAGGTTGATGTAGATGTAAACACTGGAGAGGTAACGGGTTTATTCTAA
- the cooS gene encoding anaerobic carbon-monoxide dehydrogenase catalytic subunit, giving the protein MAEDKAISVDKVTLDLYEKAKKDNVNTVFDRASDMKPCPIGSEGSCCKNCSMGPCRVPAPKKEDAERKVGLCGATAETISARNFIRMIAGGAAAHSDHGRGVAETFLATAKGEIAGYEIKDEQKLYQVAQDLEIDINEKEVKDIAIEIGEKALAEWGKQEGEVLYLKKAPEKRQEIWRKQGVWPRGIDREIVEIMHRTHMGVDQDYKSLMQQGTRAALGDGWGGSMLATELQDIMFGTPVPLYSEANLGILKEDHVNIIVHGHEPLLSEMIVVAAQDPEILKMAESKGAKGIQLGGICCTANEILMRHGIPIAGNFLQQELAITTGAVDAMIVDVQCIMQSLVNVATCYHTKVITTNPKADITGATRMEFHEHDAINSAKAIVKAAIDNYSNRKGEILIPNEKSGMIAGFSHETINYLLGGTFRASYRPLNDNIINGRIRGIGGVVGCNNARTTHDNDHLTVVKELIKNDVIVLTTGCCAIACGKEGLLTPEGAKYAGPGLAEVCETVGIPPVLHMGSCVDNSRILIAATAVVKDGGLGDDISDLPAAGSAPEWMSEKAISIGHYFVTSGVYTVFGTTFPTTGSKIFTDYLFKDLEEQYGGMWDYEPDPIEHAKKMIAHIDKKRKELGIDKKRERILFDMEARRELA; this is encoded by the coding sequence ATGGCAGAAGATAAAGCTATTAGCGTTGATAAGGTAACGCTGGACCTCTACGAAAAGGCTAAAAAGGATAATGTCAACACGGTTTTTGACAGAGCTAGTGATATGAAACCCTGCCCAATAGGTTCTGAGGGTAGTTGCTGCAAGAATTGCTCAATGGGTCCCTGTAGAGTTCCGGCTCCTAAGAAAGAAGACGCTGAAAGAAAGGTTGGGCTTTGTGGTGCAACGGCTGAGACCATTTCAGCGAGAAATTTTATTAGAATGATAGCTGGCGGTGCTGCAGCGCATTCTGATCACGGTAGAGGCGTAGCAGAAACATTTCTAGCTACTGCCAAGGGAGAGATTGCTGGTTATGAGATTAAGGATGAGCAGAAACTATACCAAGTGGCTCAAGACCTTGAGATAGATATTAATGAGAAGGAAGTAAAAGACATCGCTATTGAAATTGGCGAAAAGGCCCTTGCTGAATGGGGCAAACAGGAAGGCGAAGTGCTCTATTTAAAGAAAGCCCCAGAGAAGAGACAGGAAATATGGAGAAAGCAGGGTGTATGGCCAAGAGGTATTGATAGAGAAATCGTAGAGATAATGCATAGAACTCACATGGGTGTTGATCAGGATTATAAATCTCTGATGCAACAGGGGACTAGAGCTGCCCTTGGTGATGGATGGGGAGGATCTATGTTGGCGACTGAACTTCAGGATATCATGTTTGGCACTCCTGTTCCACTCTATTCTGAAGCAAATCTCGGAATCCTGAAAGAAGATCATGTAAATATTATTGTTCATGGACATGAACCACTACTCTCCGAGATGATAGTTGTAGCGGCACAGGATCCGGAAATTCTCAAAATGGCAGAATCTAAAGGCGCAAAAGGAATACAACTCGGAGGGATATGTTGCACGGCAAACGAGATATTGATGAGGCATGGTATTCCAATAGCTGGAAATTTCCTACAGCAGGAGCTTGCAATAACAACGGGCGCTGTTGATGCTATGATAGTCGATGTTCAATGTATAATGCAGTCTCTAGTTAACGTCGCTACATGCTATCATACAAAGGTGATTACTACAAACCCAAAGGCTGATATTACTGGCGCAACGAGAATGGAATTTCATGAGCATGATGCCATCAATTCTGCAAAGGCAATTGTTAAGGCTGCAATTGATAATTATTCAAACAGAAAGGGAGAAATTCTTATTCCCAATGAAAAATCCGGAATGATCGCTGGCTTCAGTCATGAAACAATAAATTATCTGCTTGGGGGCACCTTCAGAGCCTCATACCGTCCCCTAAACGATAATATAATAAATGGTAGAATTCGAGGTATTGGTGGTGTCGTCGGATGTAATAATGCCAGAACGACACATGATAATGATCATTTGACTGTAGTTAAGGAACTCATAAAAAATGATGTTATTGTTCTCACTACTGGGTGTTGCGCAATAGCCTGTGGTAAAGAAGGACTTCTCACTCCAGAGGGAGCGAAATACGCAGGACCAGGTCTTGCTGAGGTTTGTGAAACAGTAGGCATCCCTCCAGTTCTTCATATGGGTTCTTGTGTTGACAATAGCAGAATCTTAATCGCAGCGACAGCGGTTGTTAAGGATGGTGGATTAGGTGATGATATCAGCGACCTGCCTGCTGCTGGTTCCGCCCCTGAATGGATGAGCGAAAAGGCAATTTCAATAGGTCACTATTTTGTCACATCAGGTGTTTACACAGTCTTTGGTACCACCTTCCCAACTACAGGAAGCAAAATATTTACTGATTATCTGTTTAAAGACTTGGAAGAACAGTATGGTGGGATGTGGGATTATGAGCCTGATCCTATTGAGCATGCGAAAAAGATGATAGCGCATATTGACAAAAAACGCAAAGAACTTGGGATTGATAAGAAAAGAGAGAGAATACTCTTTGATATGGAAGCGCGTAGAGAGCTTGCATAA
- the folD gene encoding bifunctional methylenetetrahydrofolate dehydrogenase/methenyltetrahydrofolate cyclohydrolase FolD, translating into MAAKIISGKEIAAQIREELKVEVEKLKKEKNVQPGLVTILVGQNPASISYVTAKGRTAKELGFFSIQDDQPEDLSEEDLLKLIDKYNKDPKIHGILVQLPLPKHINENKVLYAIDPDKDVDGFHPVNVGRLMIGEAKFYPCTPYGVQQMLIRTGVKIEGAEVVVVGRSNIVGKPISMMLVQKQEGANATVTMCHTRTKDMKSHTLRADILIVAAGKPDAVTADMVKDGAVVIDVGVNRVGMTPEGKAKLKGDVDFDAVKEKASAITPVPGGVGPMTITMLMLNTVNAAKHAAGVL; encoded by the coding sequence ATGGCTGCAAAAATAATTAGCGGGAAGGAGATTGCTGCCCAGATTCGAGAAGAATTAAAAGTAGAAGTTGAAAAATTGAAAAAGGAAAAGAATGTACAGCCTGGTTTAGTCACTATTCTAGTAGGACAGAATCCAGCTTCAATAAGCTATGTCACAGCAAAGGGAAGAACAGCAAAGGAGCTTGGTTTTTTCTCAATACAGGATGATCAACCTGAGGATCTTTCGGAAGAGGATCTCCTAAAGCTGATTGACAAGTATAACAAGGATCCGAAAATTCATGGTATACTGGTTCAACTGCCACTACCTAAGCATATTAACGAAAATAAGGTACTCTATGCAATTGATCCTGATAAGGATGTTGACGGATTTCATCCTGTAAATGTTGGAAGACTTATGATTGGAGAGGCAAAATTCTATCCATGCACTCCCTATGGTGTGCAGCAGATGTTGATCCGCACCGGCGTTAAGATAGAGGGCGCTGAGGTAGTTGTTGTTGGAAGGAGCAATATTGTTGGAAAACCTATCTCAATGATGCTTGTTCAGAAACAGGAGGGAGCAAACGCAACAGTAACGATGTGCCATACCAGAACAAAGGATATGAAAAGTCATACACTAAGGGCAGATATATTGATTGTTGCAGCAGGGAAACCAGATGCAGTTACTGCAGATATGGTAAAGGATGGAGCTGTAGTAATAGACGTTGGTGTAAATCGTGTAGGCATGACACCAGAAGGAAAGGCAAAGCTAAAGGGTGATGTGGATTTTGATGCTGTTAAGGAAAAGGCAAGCGCAATAACACCTGTTCCTGGTGGTGTTGGGCCCATGACGATTACTATGTTGATGTTAAATACTGTTAATGCTGCTAAGCATGCAGCAGGTGTTTTATAG
- a CDS encoding CoA transferase produces the protein MSITKGPLSGIRVLDLTHFHAGPFGTMLLGDLGAEIIKIEPPNGEPLRMGNPKVSIQDSYLIGLNRNKKGIVLDLKSEYGKKAFYDLVKESDIVYSNYRADVMKRQGTDFDTLKAINPKIIRCNISGYGKEGPYTGYPSFDIIACGHSGILSISGEPGSVPVIPGGIAFADMMGGIFGTMSILAALIKRNRDSKGMELNVNLLDGLLVMQQTMFQNYFLSGNKLGLQGRRHPLGAGYGIYDTKDGYITMAPLDQDKALRLMGLESELEDPRFKNVVDRLANKDELDKVVEKKLIEKTTDEWVKIFRDENDMACGPVFDYDQIMNDPQVLHNKMIIDMELKGEKYKTVGTVFRLSDETDLIEGEPDPPPDLNQHTVEVLRRVLGYSDELIKKIQTENESSNPMLKDL, from the coding sequence ATGTCAATTACGAAGGGACCTTTAAGCGGTATAAGAGTTTTAGATTTAACTCATTTTCATGCCGGTCCATTTGGCACCATGCTTTTGGGGGATTTGGGAGCTGAGATCATCAAGATTGAGCCACCTAATGGGGAACCATTGAGAATGGGGAATCCCAAAGTATCAATTCAAGATAGTTATTTAATTGGTCTAAATCGGAACAAGAAGGGGATAGTATTAGATTTAAAGTCAGAGTATGGGAAAAAGGCTTTTTATGATCTCGTAAAGGAATCTGATATAGTCTATTCCAATTATCGTGCTGATGTAATGAAGAGGCAGGGAACTGATTTTGATACACTTAAAGCAATTAATCCAAAGATCATCCGCTGTAACATATCTGGCTATGGGAAGGAAGGCCCCTATACAGGTTATCCATCCTTTGATATTATCGCCTGTGGACATAGCGGTATATTGAGTATTTCAGGCGAGCCTGGAAGTGTGCCAGTCATACCTGGAGGTATCGCCTTTGCTGATATGATGGGTGGTATCTTTGGAACTATGTCGATACTAGCAGCCCTGATAAAGAGAAATAGAGATAGCAAAGGGATGGAATTAAACGTTAACCTTTTAGATGGTCTATTGGTTATGCAACAAACCATGTTTCAGAATTATTTCTTGTCCGGCAATAAACTCGGACTACAGGGTAGGAGACACCCCTTAGGAGCTGGATACGGTATATATGATACGAAGGATGGATATATTACAATGGCTCCATTAGACCAGGATAAAGCATTAAGACTTATGGGGCTTGAGTCAGAATTAGAGGATCCTAGATTTAAAAATGTTGTGGATAGACTAGCGAATAAAGATGAACTTGATAAGGTAGTTGAGAAAAAATTGATCGAAAAGACTACTGATGAGTGGGTAAAAATCTTTCGTGATGAAAATGATATGGCTTGTGGCCCAGTTTTTGATTATGATCAAATAATGAATGATCCACAGGTGCTTCACAATAAAATGATTATTGATATGGAACTAAAGGGTGAAAAATACAAGACAGTAGGAACAGTATTCAGGTTATCCGATGAAACTGATCTAATAGAAGGTGAACCTGACCCACCTCCAGATCTCAATCAGCATACTGTAGAGGTATTGAGGAGGGTGCTTGGATATTCTGATGAGCTGATTAAGAAGATTCAGACAGAAAATGAAAGCTCAAATCCGATGTTAAAGGATCTATAA
- a CDS encoding CoA transferase, whose translation MAITKGPLSGIRIIDMSHAHAGPFGTMLLSDLGAEIIKLEPPTGDLMRFGMPTIEVNPLFFYILTLNRNKRSIILDITAEHGRKAFDELVKISDVVFSNFRSDVPKRQGTDYETLKKINPRIIRSNISGYGETGPYVKYPAFDIIACGHSGILSISGEPGSHPIIPGGIAMADMMGGIFAVMSVLAALVNRDREGRGAKVESSLLNSLLIMQKVIFQNYFTTGEKPGLQGRRHHMLPTYGIFETKDSFITLGPTDDSLLLKIVGLEWMLEDPKFSNMLDRLANVEEFTKHFEEALRQRTTDDWLKVIRDENNMASGPVLDYDQVANDPQVLKNEMITEIELKGKKYKTIASVFKMPGVIEGTPEPAPDHGQHTEEILKELLNYSDDMIQNIVEENKLGVWRMQERKAKK comes from the coding sequence ATGGCAATTACAAAAGGCCCGTTGAGCGGGATAAGAATTATTGATATGAGTCATGCCCATGCTGGTCCATTCGGCACAATGCTTTTAAGTGATCTTGGAGCTGAAATCATTAAATTAGAACCACCAACTGGTGACTTGATGAGATTTGGTATGCCAACAATAGAAGTAAATCCATTATTCTTTTATATATTAACCCTGAATAGAAACAAAAGGAGTATAATATTAGATATTACTGCTGAACATGGGAGGAAGGCCTTTGATGAGCTTGTAAAAATTTCCGATGTTGTTTTTTCCAATTTCAGATCGGATGTTCCCAAAAGGCAAGGGACAGACTATGAAACCCTGAAGAAGATCAATCCAAGAATCATCCGTAGTAATATCTCAGGATATGGAGAGACAGGACCATATGTAAAATATCCAGCTTTTGATATTATTGCCTGTGGCCATAGTGGAATACTAAGCATATCCGGAGAACCAGGGAGCCATCCCATAATACCAGGTGGTATAGCAATGGCGGATATGATGGGTGGCATTTTTGCTGTTATGTCAGTATTAGCAGCATTAGTAAACAGAGACAGGGAGGGAAGGGGCGCAAAGGTTGAATCAAGTCTCTTAAATTCTTTATTAATTATGCAAAAGGTTATTTTTCAAAACTATTTTACCACTGGAGAGAAACCCGGGCTTCAAGGCAGAAGACATCACATGCTACCTACCTATGGAATATTTGAAACCAAGGATAGTTTCATTACACTAGGACCAACTGATGATAGTTTGCTCTTAAAGATAGTAGGTCTTGAATGGATGTTGGAGGATCCAAAATTTAGTAATATGCTTGATAGATTAGCAAATGTAGAAGAATTTACCAAACACTTCGAGGAGGCCCTGCGCCAGAGGACCACTGATGATTGGCTTAAGGTAATACGTGATGAAAATAATATGGCTTCCGGACCTGTATTGGATTATGATCAGGTTGCTAATGATCCTCAGGTCTTAAAAAATGAAATGATAACAGAAATAGAGTTAAAGGGGAAAAAATATAAGACTATAGCTTCAGTATTCAAGATGCCTGGCGTGATTGAAGGGACACCGGAACCAGCACCAGATCATGGACAGCATACTGAAGAGATATTAAAAGAATTATTGAATTACTCTGATGATATGATCCAGAATATAGTGGAGGAAAATAAGTTAGGTGTCTGGAGGATGCAGGAACGTAAGGCAAAAAAATAA